The Flavobacteriales bacterium DNA segment TTACCCCTGTTATAACCGTTAAGCATTCTAATGGTAATTCTACTGTAATGTTTTTTAAGTTGTTCTCTTGCGCTCCTTCGACCACAATACTTTTACTCCATTTTTTTCGATTTTTTGGGACAGGTATTTCCAGTTTATTCGTTAAATACTTAGCTGTTAAACTTCGATCACCATCAATCAACGCTTTGTGATCTCCTTGAAACACTACTTCTCCACCAAAAGAACCAGCCATAGGTCCCATATCAATAATTTCGTCAGCGGCTTTCATCACTTCTTCTTCATGCTCTACAATAACAACAGTATTGCCTAAAGCTTTTAATGATTTTAACACCTTTAATAGTCTAAGGGTATCACGAGGGTGCAAACCAATACTTGGCTCATCAAGAATATACATTGATCCAACCAAACTACTTCCTAAAGAAGTTGCCAAATTAATACGTTGAGATTCTCCTCCAGAAAGTGTATTCGACATTCTGCTTAACGACAAGTATCCTAATCCCACATCACTTAAAAAAGCTAGTCGAGAATTGATTTCAATAAGAATTTGTTTTGCGATTGTTTGATCATACTCATCCAATTCCAGCCCCTGCATCATTATTTTCGCTTCATCAATACTAGAAGCTGCTATTTCTGTAATTGAATATCCTCCAACTTTTACATAATTAGCATCCTTACGCAAACGAGAACCTTTACAATCAGGACAAGCTGTTTTCCCTCTGTAACGACTCAACATTACACGGTATTGAATTTTATACAATTGAGCTTCAACATCTTTAAAGAATAAATCTAAACCTCCAAAATAATCATTTCCTTTCCATAACAAATCAACTTGTTCAGCAGTTAATTCATTAAAAGGTTTATGAATAGGAAAATCAAAACGATGTGCATTCATCACTAAGGCTTCGTTCCACACTTTCATCTTTTCTCCTCTCCAACAAGCGATTGCACCCTCATAAATCGACAAGCTTTTATCTGGAATTACTAAATCCTTATCAATTCCCAACACATTTCCAAATCCCTCACAAGTAGGACAAGCCCCAATAGGATTATTAAATGTAAAAAAGTTGACAGATGGTTCAGTAAATGTCATTCCATCCAATTCAAACTTATTAGAAAACTTACGTTCAATTACTTTTTCTCCAAAACGAATAATGGTACATTCCCCTTCACCCTCTAAAAATGCTGTTTCTGTTGACTCTGCAATTCTAGCTCTGGCTTCATCGTCTAATTCTCTTTTCATTAAACGATCTATTAGCAATTGTGGCGCTAATGCGACTAATTCTTTTTCCGTTTTATCCAACAACGCATCAATTCTTTCAATTTTTTGCTCAACAATAAGACGCGAAAAACCTTGATCAATTAAAATCTCTAGTTGTTTTAAAAACGGTCTTCCCTTTGGCGGAGCGATTCGACAAGCAATCACATATTTTTCTTTATCCTCAAAAGACGCTATGTATTTGACAACATCAGCAACACGTTCCTTTTTAACTTGCTTACCAGAAACAGGAGAGTACGTTTTTCCAATTCGTGCAAATAACAACTTTAAATAATCGTATATCTCAGTAGAAGTGCCTACAGTAGAACGTGTATTACTACTATTTACTTTTTGCTCAATGGCAATTGCAGGAGCTATTCCCCGGATACCATCTACATCTGGTTTATCTAATTTACCTAAAAACTGTCGAGCATAAGAACTCAAACTCTCTACATACCTACGTTGCCCCTCAGCGTATAATGTATCAAAAGCCAGGGAAGACTTTCCAGAACCAGAAAGCCCAGTAATGACTGTCATTTTATTTCGAGGAATAGCAACATCGATGTTTTTTAAGTTATGAACACGAGCTCCTTTAATCAAAATATGACTGTGATGCGATTTATTTTTAAATGAATTTGATGCCATTTCGAACAATTTTCATCAAAAATAACATCTTTAACATTTCTATAACTTCAAACCTTAAAGAATCTTTGTCTATACAGCTATAAAAATATAGATTGCGTCGAATTTAAATACAATTATTATGGAAACTATTACAAATGCACTATCTGGTTTTTTAGGTGGAGCTATGGAAGGAATCGGTCAATGGGCTCCTAAATTATTAGGTGCTTTAATTGCTTTAATCATTGGACTTTGGATCATCAGGATGGTCATGAAAGGAGTTTCAAAATTATTTGAGACCAAACACATTGACGAGACCCTTAGGCCTTTCTTATTAACATTATTGGCTTTCTCTATGAAAGCAATGTTATTTATTTCAATTGCAGGTGTTGTTGGAATACCAATTGCAGCTTTTTCAGCATTAATTGCTGCGGCTGGTTTAGCTATTGGTATGGCATTACAAGGCTCTTTAGGACATTTAGCTTCTGGCGTAATGTTATTAATCTTTAAACCTTTTAAAGTTGGCGATTTAATTGAAGTTGATGGAGAACTTGGTTTTGTTCAGGAAATCTCAGTTTTTGTAACAATCATCAACACTTTCCAAAATAAAACTGCCATTATTCCTAATGGAACAATTACTGCATCAAAAATTGTCAATTATTCTAAAATTGGAAACATTAGAGCTGACATTCCCTTTGCTATTCGCTACGACGCTGACCAAGACAAGGCTCAGGAAATTGTCATGAATATTTTAAAGAATTCGGACAAAGTATTGCAAACACCAGCTCCATCTGTTTATATAACAGAATTAGGTGATAGCGCTGTACACTTTGTTGCGTTACCATACTGTACAGTAGAAGACTACTGGGATGTATTTTGGGGGTTAAGAGGAGAAATCAAAAAACAATTAGGAGAGAATGGCTTTAAAGCTCCATTCCAACAACGTGTAATTACACAAGCTTAATAGCAGATATAAAAAAAGTGTAGTTAAAAAGTAAGAGATTTATCATTTTCTTATTTAAAGCTTCTAATTATATTTGCGTCGAATTAAAACAAACTTAAGTATAAACTTATATTATTAAATAATAATTAATTAAAATGAAAAGAATAGTCAAAAGTACTTTGTTAATCGCTGGAGCGGCTTTAGTTTTTGGAAGTTGTGCAACATTAGCTAAACAACACCGCAAAGGGCAATCTGTAACTTTAGATCCTGAGCAAAAAGGAGCATTAGTTTTTGTAAATGGTGAATACAAAGGAAAATCTCCTGTAGTTTTAGAGGTAAAGCCAAAAGAGAAGTATGAAGTAACTTATTTAAAGAAAACTTACCTTTCTAAGACATTTAATGTTGAAAGTAAAGTTCTAAAAAAATGGGTAGTAAGAGATTTATTCTTAGGAGCAGGAATTGGTGCACCTATAACTTTCTTTGTAGATCATGTAACTGGAGCTTGGAAAGGTGTTGACGACAGAACGATTCCAAAATCGTTAACGCACTGGAGTAAAGTAGAAAACCCAGCTGATTACTTAAACCAACTGTTCCAAATTGAAGATTTATATTTTGAAACAGGAAGCGCAAAAATTAAAACAGCTTCTTATACGAACTTAGATAAGTTAGCTGGTATTCTAAATACTTACAAAGAAATCAAGTTAGGAATTCACGGACATACTGATAAAACAGGAAGTGCTGACCTAAACCAAAAACTATCGAACGATAGAGCAAACTCTGTAAAAGAATACTTAATTAGTAAAGGTGTAGCTACAGAGCGTTTAGCTCCAGAAGGACACGGACCTAGCTTACCAGTAATTAATGAAGATAATGAAGAAGCATACAAATACAACAGAAGAGTTGAATTTGAATACAAACTTTAATTGATCAAAAACCTTAATTAAAAAACTCGTTATCTAGCTTGGTAACGAGTTTTTTTGTTTTTATCCTTTTCCTTATAGCTCCTTAATATTATTGTTAACTTTGTAGTATACGCCCCAAATTATACTAAATCATGAATAAAACAATCATTTATGCAACGATAACTATTGGAACACTTTACACCAGTTGTGCTTCGATGGCTAAAAAAGAGTTAACCCAAAAAGTAGACTTTAACTTACAACAAGATAGTTGCCACGTTTTGGTTGATGGAAAATACATTGGTAAATCTCCAATATCTTACGACTTAGATATAACAAAAGAGCACGCAGTAACTTATGCCAAGCTTTCTTATTTACCACGAACATTTAAAATAGAAAGTAAGCGAAACAACAAATGGGTGGTTAAAGATCTTTTTGCTGGTGCTTTGATTTTTTCTCCGCTAACACTTTCGAAAGACAGTAAAACAAAAGCTTGGAATGAATTAGATACGAGTAATATGCCTACTGAATTGGTTCATTGGGAAGAAGCTTTGCCTCCAACAGATTACCTCAACACGTTATTTCAAATAGAAGATTTATACTTTGAAACAGCGAGTTATAGAATTTCAAGCAAGCACTATAAAAACATTGATAAACTAATTTCCATTTTTAAAAAATATCCTGATGTAAAAGTTGTCATTCATGGCCACAGTGATAAAAAGGGAAATGAAGCCAACAACAACTCATTATCCGTCAAAAGAGCTGAAGCTGTTAAAAAGCACCTCATTAATCAAGGGATTCAATCAGAACGTATTATTACAGTTGGACATGGATCTTCACAGCCTGTATATAATGATACAGATCAAAGTTTATTTTATCAAAATAGAAGAGTTGAATTTGAGTATGTACTTTAATAAAAAAGCCTAAAACAAATTTGTTTTAGGCTTTTTAAATACTATTTAATTTCTTTTTAGAATAAACCGTGTAACTCAGCATCAATCGCTTGAATAATGTTTCCTAAATCCTCTGGGTTATCTCTAAAGTTGTTTTCTTCAACATCTATAATCAATAACTTACCTTTATCATAAGTTGAAATCCAAGCCTCATAACGTTCATTTAAACGTTTCAAATAATCGATACGAATACTTTCTTCATAATCTCTCCCTCTACTTTGGATATTTTGAACCAACTTAGGCACTCCAGCTCTTAAATAAATTAATAAATCTGGTGCAGATATAAATGACTCTAACAAGTTAAATAATGAGAAATAATTCTCAAAATCTCTCGTAGTCATCAATCCCATCGCATGTAAGTTAGGAGCAAAAATAAAAGCATCCTCATAAATGGTTCTATCCTGTATAATTGTTTCAGAACTTTGCTTAATATCTTGAATTTGAGTAAATCGACTATTTAAGTAATATACTTGCAGGTTAAAAGACCAACGTTGCATTTCATCATAAAAATCCAATAAATAAGGATTCTCCTCAACATCTTCAAAGTGAGGTTTCCAATTATAATGTTTTGCCAAAAGATTGGTTAATGTTGTCTTTCCAGCTCCTATATTTCCAGCAATAGCAATATGCATGTTGATATTCTTTTTATAAGTTAATTTCCTAATTAGCTAACGTAAAGCGTACTTTTTATCGCTTCAATTAACTTTTTAATATTTGGTAATGCTTCATCAATTAAAGGTTGAGCAAAAGCAAATGGAGTATCTGTTTGTGTAACTCTATGTACAGGCGCATCTAAATAATCGAAAGCATAACGTTGGATATGGTATGCTAATTCACTTGACATTGAAGCAATTGGCCAGCTTTCTTCCAACACTACACAACGGTTTGTTTTCTTAACAGACTCTATGATTGTTGGATAATCAATTGGGCGAATAGTTCTCAAATCTATAATTTCGCACTCAATACCGTCTTTAGCTAATACCTCCGCAGCTTCGTAAGCAACTTTGATAACCTTACCAAAAGAGACGATAGTAACATCTGAACCTTTACGTTTTACCGCAGCTTTTCCGATAGGAATAAGGTATTCATTCTCTGGAACCTCTCCTTTATCTCCATACATTTTTTCTGACTCCATGATTAATACAGGATCATTATCTCTAATGGCAGATTTCATTAACCCTTTAGCATCATAAGGATTGGATGGAGTTACCACTTTTAGTCCTGGTACATGCGCATAAAATGATTCAAAACTTTGTGAATGCGTTGCTGCTAATTGTCCAGCAGTACCATTACCTCCTCTGAAGACGATAGGACAGCTATATTGTCCTCCGCTCATTTGCAACATTTTCGCTGCACTGTTAATAATTTGATCTGCTGCAAGAATAGCAAAGTTCCATGTCATGAACTCAACAATTGGCCTTAACCCATTCATAGAAGCTCCAACAGCAATACCAGCAAAACCAAGCTCAGCAATAGGAGTATCTATAACTCTTTTAGGACCAAATTCATCTAACATTCCCTGGGAAACTTTATAAGCACCATTGTATTCTGCTACTTCCTCTCCCATTAAAAAGACATTTTCGTCTCTTCTCATTTCTTCGCTCATCCCTTCTCTTAGGGCTTCTCTGAATTGAATTTCTTTCATGTAATTGTTGCGTTTTAGGTTAACAAAAATAGTCTTTCTGTTTGAAATAAAAAACTTCCAATGATGAAAAGTAAATATTTAAATAAAGTATGCGTGCATAACATTTTTTTTTATTACTTTTGAGAGAATTAAAAAACTAAACGATCACATTGATCAATATATATTAACATTAATCAAGTAAAATTATGAAATTATTAGTTTGTATCAGTAAAGCACCAGATACTACATCTAAGATTGCATTTACTGATGGAGACACCAAGTTTGATGAAAACGGTGTTCAATACATTGTAAATCCTTATGATGAGTGGTATGCATTAGTTAGAGCTTTAGAATTAGTTGAAGCTAACGGAGGTACAGTAACAACCATCACTGTAGGTACAGCAGCTGATGATCCAACAATAAGAAAAGCATTAGCAATTGGAGCAAATGATGCAGTAAGAATTGATGCAGAACCAACAGATTCTTACTTTGTTGCAAAACAAATTGCTGATTATGCAAAAGACAATGGGTTTGACATTGTTTTAACAGGAAAAGAAACTATTAACTACAATGGAGCTCAATTAGGAGGAATGATTGCTGAGTTTTTAAATCAGCCTTACGTTTCTTTAGCTGAAAAATTAGATGTTGCTGGGAATGTTGCTACTTTAGAAAGAGATGTTGCTGGAGGATCAGAAGTTATTGAAGTGAACACTCCATTTGTATTGAGTGCTGCTAAAGGTATGGCTGAACAAAGAATTCCTAACATGAGAGGAATTATGGCAGCTAGAACTAAGCCTTTAAATGTCGTTGCTCCATCAGGTTCTGAAGCACTTACAGAAGTTGTTTCATACGAACTACCACCAGCTAAATCAGCTTGTAAGTATATCGATGCAGACAACATGGACGAATTAGTAGATTTATTACATAACGAAGCAAAAGTTTTATAAGATATGTCAGTAATAGTATTTGTAGAATCAAAAAATGGAAACGTTTCTAAAGCAGGTTTAGAAGCTGTTTCTTATGGAAGTAAAATTGGAGATGTTACTGCTGTAACTTATGGAGATGTTGATGCTTCTGTATTAGGAGAATATGGTGCTAAAAAAGTTTTAGTACATAAAGGATTGAGCGTTGCAAACGACCAACAAGCCACAAAATTAGTTGCTGCAGCTGTAGCCGAAACTGGAGCTGAAGTGGTAATCTTCTCTCAAGATCAAACAGGAAAAGCTATTGCACCAAGAGTTGCTGCTGCATTAAATGCAGGACATGCTTCTGGAGCTATAGATTACCCTAAAACTGACGCAGGTTTTGTTGTAAAAACAAATGTATTTTCAGGAAAAGCATTTGCTAACGTAAAAATCAACTCAGATAAAAAAGTTGTTTCTTTATTACCCAACTCTTTTTCACCAGAAAAAGTTGGAGGAAGTGCTGAAATTTCTGAAGTTTCATACGATTTAGGAACTGCAGGAATCACAGTAAAAGAATTAAAATCTCAAGGAGAAGGTGTTCCATTACCAGAAGCTGAATTAGTTGTTTCTGCTGGTAGAGGATTAAAAGGACCTGAAAACTGGGGAATGGTTGAAGATTTAGCTGAAACCTTAGGAGCAACAACTGCTTGTTCTAGACCAGTTGCTGATATTGGTTGGAGACCTCACCACGAACATGTTGGGCAAACAGGTTTGGCAATTCGTCCTAACTTATATATTGCTGCTGGTATTTCTGGTGCTATTCAGCACTTAGCAGGTGTAAATGGTAGTAAAACTATTGTGGTAATTAACACTGATAGTGAAGCTCCTTTCTTTAAAGCTGCTGACTATGGAATTGTTGGAGATGCTTTTGAGGTATTACCAAAGTTAAATGAAGCGATCAAAAAGTTTAAAGCTGCTCAATAAAATTTTGTAGTTATAAATTCATTAAAACGTCCTATTAAATTCTAATAGGGCGTTTTTTTATTCGCTAAATTGTTATTAACTAACAGTCAATTTTTAAAACAAAATGAAAAGAAAGGCATACAGCCAACAAAATATTATTATTTTCGTATCTAGAGATAACTTGAGTGGATTAAACTCGAATCCCTATTTATGGAAAAAGTAAAATTAAATATCGTTGGGCTATCTTATAGTCAAACACAATCTGGAGCTTATGCGCTCGTTTTAGGTGAGGAAAAAGGAAAAAGGAGATTACCCATTATTATCGGAGGGTTTGAAGCTCAAGCCATAGCTATTGAGCTAGAAAAAATGGCTCCAAGTCGTCCGTTAACACACGATTTATTTAAAAATTTTGCAGAACAATTTGATATTCATATCAATGAGATTATTATTTATAATTTAGTTGAAGGCATTTTCTTTGCAAAACTCATTTGTGAACAAAATGGAAAAGAAATAGAGTTAGACTCTAGAACTTCAGATGCCATTGCTCTAGCTGTTCGTTTTAACTCCCCTATTTACACTTATGAATTTGTATTAAAAACAGCTGGTATTGTTCTAGAAGATGACAATTATTCTGATGACTCTGAAAATGAAGAACTTGTTTTAGAAGAGGAAAGTCCTAACGAGACTATAGAGACATTATCTACTGAAGAGTTAAACACCCAACTAAACGATGCTATTGAACAAGAAGATTACGAAACAGCATCTAGAATTAGAGACGAAATAAATAAGAGAGAGAACAAATAATCCTTTCTAATCTCACTAATATTTTTAAGAACATTATGAAGTACCTATATCAATCATTACTTGTTTTAATCTTTTTAATTATTAGTGTCCCCCTCTCTTTTAGTCAAAGTCTAAAAGAGCGTATTGTTGCTGAGTGGAAATTAGCCGAGACCGTCTATACAGATGCTACACACACTCCTTTTGATACCAACAGCTATTTTTTAAAAATAAATGCTAATGGTAGTTACGCTTTTAATTTAGGAGAAGATCCTACAGACACTACCAAAGGAACTTGGGAATTAACCAATGAGACATTAACACTATACCCACTTGCTGATAACTTTTCAATTAAGGTGGATTCAGCCTTTATCGAACTAGATTCTTCGAATAGAGAAATCAAATTTTACGCAGATGGCAATCACTTTATGTCTAATAAAAATGGGCAATTAGAACAAAAAGTTGCGCTATTAAATTTCGAGATCACCGAAAGTAGCGAAGGACAATTACATCTAAAATCTGGTGAAGAGACTTCTGTATTCCATATAAAAAAATCAAAACCTCAAGCTGAACCAAGTTTTACTTTCTCTTCTATTATCAGGGGATTAATTGGGATGTTCTTTTTGGTGCTTATAGCTTGGTTATTTAGTACCAACAGAGGGGCTATTGACTGGAGATTAGTCGGAACTGGACTTTTATTTCAATTAATCATAGCTGTACTTGTTCTAAAAGTTGGTTGGATAGAATACGGTTTTGAAAGAGTTAGTAAAGGCTTTGTTGGTTTAATTGAATATACCAATTATGGCGTTGACTTTTTATTTGGTCAATTTGGCATAGGAAAGATACAGTCTCCGCTTTTAAACTTTGCTTTTAAAATCTTACCAACTATTATCTTTTTCTCAGCATTAATGAGCTTATTATATTACTGGGGAATATTACAAAAAATCGTTTACGTATTTGCTTGGGTCATGAAAAAAATCATGCGCCTTTCAGGTGCAGAAAGTTTAGCTGCAGCAGGTAATGTATTTTTAGGACAAACAGAGTCTCCATTATTAGTCAAACCTTATTTAGGTAAGATGACCAAATCTGAAATTATGTGTTTAATGACCGGAGGAATGGCAACCATTGCTGGAGGGGTACTTGCTTCTTATATTGGTTTTCTTGGAGGGGACGATCCTGAACAACGTGTCTTTTTTGCCAAACACTTATTAACGGCATCCATAATTTCCGCTCCAGCAGCTATTGTAGCCGCCAAAATTTTAGTTCCTGAAACAGAACAAATTAATACAGACCTTTCTATTTCTAAAGATAAAATTGGTACCAATGCATTAGAAGCTATTTCAAATGGTACTTCTGATGGCTTAAAACTAGCAGTCAATGTTGGTGCGATGTTGTTAGTTTTTATTTCCTTAATGGCGCTAGGTAATGGAATTTTAGGATGGATTGGTGGATTTGGAGGAATCAATGATTGGATTGCTGCCAACACACAATATTCAGTACTTTCTTTTGAATTAATTTTAGGATATATAGGAAGACCTATTGTTTGGGTTATGGGAATTGATTGGTCTGAATCTATTTATGTTGGAGAACTATTAGGAACAAAGACAGTTGTTAACGAGTTTGTTGGGTATATCAAACTTGGAGAAATGAAAAACGCTGGTGTATTATCTGAAAAATCAGTAATCATGAGTACTTATATGTTATGTGGCTTTGCCAATTTTGCTTCTATTGGAATTCAAATTGGAGGTATTGGAGCATTGATTCCTAGTAAAAAAGGATTATTATCTCAACTGGGAATGCGTTCTTTGGTTGGCGGAACTGTTGCATGTTTATTAACGGCAGTTGTTGTAGGAATGATGTACTAAACCTAACATTATGAGTCCACAAAGTTTTGATTATTCCGATCTTTTTAAGCTCCAAAAACAGCATTTTCAATCTGTTTTACAACAGGAACGTTTATACGCTAGAAAAGAACGGTTACTGAAAATTAAAAAGTGGATCAAAAAACACCCAGACTTAATTAAAAAAGCGCTTTATAAAGACTTTAAAAAGTCGCCTCAAGAAGTCGCTATATCTGAAATTAAACCTGTAATTGGAGAAATTAATACTGCCTTAAAAAAACTTCGTGATTGGCATCAACCTCAACGCGTAGGAACTCCACTAACGTTAATTGGAACTCGAGCAAAAATTGTTAAAGAACCTAAAGGAGTAACGCTAGTCATCGCGCCATGGAACTTTCCTTTTATGTTGGCCATTGGACCAGTTATCTCAGCAATTGCTGCTGGTAATACTATTGTGCTGAAACCATCAGAAATGACACCTCATACTGAAAAGTTGATCCAGCAAATGATCGAGGCTATTTTTGATAAAAAAGAGGTTGCTGTTATTACTGGAGGAATAGAAGAAACCCAAGCATTATTAGAATTACCTTGGAACCATATTTTCTTTACAGGAAGTCCACAAGTTGGAAAAATCATCATGCAAAAAGCTGCTAAACACCTCACTTCTGTGACATTAGAACTAGGAGGAAGAAATGCAGCAATTATTACCAAAAACACCAACTTAAGAGCTACTGCAAAAAAGCTAGCTTGGGGAAAGTTCTTTAACAATGGACAGTCCTGTGTCTCTCCAAATTATCTATTAATTGATGCAGAAGTAAAAGAAGCTTTTATCAATGAACTTAAGTATGAATTTGTAGAAATGTATGGAAACTACCCCAAAGAAATAAAGGCTAATCCCGCTATAGCAAGAGTAGTTAACCACAAACATTTCCAAAGAATATGTAAGCTTGTAGATCACACACTCTCAGCTGATGGCAGTATTGTTTTTGGAAATCACAGAGATGCAGAGGAAAACTACCTTTCCCCTACTATTTTAACCATCAAATCTACTGATTCTCCCATTTTTCAGGAAGAAATATTTGGACCTGTTTTGCCTATTTTAGAATACAGAAACTTGGATGAAGCTCTAAAAATAATCAATGCAGTAGAACCTGCTTTAGCACTTTATATTTTCTCTAATTCAAAGCGTACACAACAAAAAATTATAAGAAATACTTCCGCAGGAACAACAGTAATTAACGATACCACAATTCAATTTGCTCACCCAAATTTACCTTTTGGAGGTATTGGAATGTCTGGAATGGGAAAAGCTCACGGCTATTTTGGTTTTCTAGAGTTTACCAATCAACGAGCTGTCTTAAAACAAAGAAAGAAATTGACTACCTCACAATTAATCTACCCAAAATATAATGCAATTAAAAACCTAATTATCAAGTATATTACTTGGTATGAGTAAACAACAATTATGAAATATTTTGTACTACTATTACTTACGACAGCAACCTTTGTAGTTGCTTTTTCTCAAAATATTGGAATCAACCAAGCCAACCCTACCAATTCGCTTCATGTTTCTCCTGTTAACCTTGGAGATAATCCCTTGCGTATTGATGGCGTACAAGCCTATGCTGTTGGAGACACTTCGCTTTTAATGATTAATACAACTACAGGTATTGTTAAATACATTAACCCTGCTGATTTTGTTTCTATTATTAGTGGTGGTGCTGGCTTAGGAACAGACAATCAAAACATTGACAGTTTAACATTGAATGGACTTACATTAACTACTTTTATTGAAAATGGAAATCCTGCCAATGTTGATTTAACTCCACTAACTGATAGTGCTGTTAATAATATCATCAATAATGCTGACACCTTATTTTCAAGCAGTTCTTTTATTGATAGTGTAACAACATTACTATATAATAATGCTGATACTTTATTAAGCAACACGACCTTCATCAACAATTTAAGAGATTCCATTGATACAGATGTTGATAGTGTGACACTTACAGGTACTACCCTAACCATCTACGAAAATGGTAATGGTGTATTTGTTGATTTAAGTTCGTTGAGTGATGCTGATGCCGATCCTCAAAATGAAATTCAGGATTTAAACTTAACAGGAAATAACTTAACCATTACCAACAACTCCACTCCCACTGCAATAGATTTAAGTCCGTATTTAGACAATACTGATGCGCAAACGCTTTCTTTATCTGGAAATACGTTAAC contains these protein-coding regions:
- a CDS encoding deoxynucleoside kinase; its protein translation is MHIAIAGNIGAGKTTLTNLLAKHYNWKPHFEDVEENPYLLDFYDEMQRWSFNLQVYYLNSRFTQIQDIKQSSETIIQDRTIYEDAFIFAPNLHAMGLMTTRDFENYFSLFNLLESFISAPDLLIYLRAGVPKLVQNIQSRGRDYEESIRIDYLKRLNERYEAWISTYDKGKLLIIDVEENNFRDNPEDLGNIIQAIDAELHGLF
- a CDS encoding electron transfer flavoprotein subunit beta/FixA family protein, whose amino-acid sequence is MKLLVCISKAPDTTSKIAFTDGDTKFDENGVQYIVNPYDEWYALVRALELVEANGGTVTTITVGTAADDPTIRKALAIGANDAVRIDAEPTDSYFVAKQIADYAKDNGFDIVLTGKETINYNGAQLGGMIAEFLNQPYVSLAEKLDVAGNVATLERDVAGGSEVIEVNTPFVLSAAKGMAEQRIPNMRGIMAARTKPLNVVAPSGSEALTEVVSYELPPAKSACKYIDADNMDELVDLLHNEAKVL
- the uvrA gene encoding excinuclease ABC subunit UvrA, with the protein product MASNSFKNKSHHSHILIKGARVHNLKNIDVAIPRNKMTVITGLSGSGKSSLAFDTLYAEGQRRYVESLSSYARQFLGKLDKPDVDGIRGIAPAIAIEQKVNSSNTRSTVGTSTEIYDYLKLLFARIGKTYSPVSGKQVKKERVADVVKYIASFEDKEKYVIACRIAPPKGRPFLKQLEILIDQGFSRLIVEQKIERIDALLDKTEKELVALAPQLLIDRLMKRELDDEARARIAESTETAFLEGEGECTIIRFGEKVIERKFSNKFELDGMTFTEPSVNFFTFNNPIGACPTCEGFGNVLGIDKDLVIPDKSLSIYEGAIACWRGEKMKVWNEALVMNAHRFDFPIHKPFNELTAEQVDLLWKGNDYFGGLDLFFKDVEAQLYKIQYRVMLSRYRGKTACPDCKGSRLRKDANYVKVGGYSITEIAASSIDEAKIMMQGLELDEYDQTIAKQILIEINSRLAFLSDVGLGYLSLSRMSNTLSGGESQRINLATSLGSSLVGSMYILDEPSIGLHPRDTLRLLKVLKSLKALGNTVVIVEHEEEVMKAADEIIDMGPMAGSFGGEVVFQGDHKALIDGDRSLTAKYLTNKLEIPVPKNRKKWSKSIVVEGAQENNLKNITVELPLECLTVITGVSGSGKSTLIKQIVYPALKKIHGGTADKTGAFKGLSGDLKAITEIEFVDQNPIGKSSRSNPTTYVKAYDDIRALFAQQQLSKINGYQPKHFSFNVEGGRCDACEGEGVTTVSMQFMADVHLECEVCNGKRFKEDILEVRYNGKNIHDILTMTVDDAIDFFAQNLDRIEQKIITKIKPLQDVGLGYVQLGQSSNTLSGGEAQRIKLASFLSKKNAKNKTLFIFDEPTTGLHFHDIDKLLTAIYSLIDLGHSVMIIEHNTEVIKCADWVIDLGPEGGANGGDLVFAGTPENLVKEKKSYTGQYLKEKL
- a CDS encoding OmpA family protein gives rise to the protein MKRIVKSTLLIAGAALVFGSCATLAKQHRKGQSVTLDPEQKGALVFVNGEYKGKSPVVLEVKPKEKYEVTYLKKTYLSKTFNVESKVLKKWVVRDLFLGAGIGAPITFFVDHVTGAWKGVDDRTIPKSLTHWSKVENPADYLNQLFQIEDLYFETGSAKIKTASYTNLDKLAGILNTYKEIKLGIHGHTDKTGSADLNQKLSNDRANSVKEYLISKGVATERLAPEGHGPSLPVINEDNEEAYKYNRRVEFEYKL
- a CDS encoding mechanosensitive ion channel translates to METITNALSGFLGGAMEGIGQWAPKLLGALIALIIGLWIIRMVMKGVSKLFETKHIDETLRPFLLTLLAFSMKAMLFISIAGVVGIPIAAFSALIAAAGLAIGMALQGSLGHLASGVMLLIFKPFKVGDLIEVDGELGFVQEISVFVTIINTFQNKTAIIPNGTITASKIVNYSKIGNIRADIPFAIRYDADQDKAQEIVMNILKNSDKVLQTPAPSVYITELGDSAVHFVALPYCTVEDYWDVFWGLRGEIKKQLGENGFKAPFQQRVITQA
- a CDS encoding pyruvate dehydrogenase complex E1 component subunit beta, yielding MFVNLKRNNYMKEIQFREALREGMSEEMRRDENVFLMGEEVAEYNGAYKVSQGMLDEFGPKRVIDTPIAELGFAGIAVGASMNGLRPIVEFMTWNFAILAADQIINSAAKMLQMSGGQYSCPIVFRGGNGTAGQLAATHSQSFESFYAHVPGLKVVTPSNPYDAKGLMKSAIRDNDPVLIMESEKMYGDKGEVPENEYLIPIGKAAVKRKGSDVTIVSFGKVIKVAYEAAEVLAKDGIECEIIDLRTIRPIDYPTIIESVKKTNRCVVLEESWPIASMSSELAYHIQRYAFDYLDAPVHRVTQTDTPFAFAQPLIDEALPNIKKLIEAIKSTLYVS
- a CDS encoding OmpA family protein produces the protein MNKTIIYATITIGTLYTSCASMAKKELTQKVDFNLQQDSCHVLVDGKYIGKSPISYDLDITKEHAVTYAKLSYLPRTFKIESKRNNKWVVKDLFAGALIFSPLTLSKDSKTKAWNELDTSNMPTELVHWEEALPPTDYLNTLFQIEDLYFETASYRISSKHYKNIDKLISIFKKYPDVKVVIHGHSDKKGNEANNNSLSVKRAEAVKKHLINQGIQSERIITVGHGSSQPVYNDTDQSLFYQNRRVEFEYVL